The proteins below come from a single Agrobacterium vitis genomic window:
- a CDS encoding molybdenum cofactor biosynthesis protein MoaE has protein sequence MVSPVIRVQRDNFDAAVETAFITDGRADIGALVSFVGLCRDEQGRLDALELEHYPGMAEAEMNRIATLAIDRFDLMALTVLHRYGKIAAGEQIVLVIAASSHRQAAFDGANFVMDFLKTAAPFWKKEHGKDGTSGGWVAARDADDAARDRWT, from the coding sequence ATGGTGTCGCCTGTCATCCGGGTCCAGCGGGATAATTTCGATGCTGCGGTAGAGACGGCATTCATAACGGATGGCCGCGCGGATATCGGCGCGCTGGTGTCCTTCGTCGGGCTTTGCCGTGATGAACAGGGCAGACTCGATGCGCTGGAGCTGGAACATTACCCCGGCATGGCAGAGGCCGAGATGAACCGGATTGCCACGCTTGCTATCGATCGGTTCGACCTGATGGCGCTGACCGTGCTGCATCGCTATGGCAAGATCGCCGCTGGCGAACAGATCGTGCTGGTCATTGCCGCCTCAAGCCACCGGCAGGCAGCCTTCGACGGCGCCAATTTTGTGATGGATTTCCTGAAAACCGCTGCCCCCTTCTGGAAGAAGGAGCACGGTAAGGACGGCACGTCAGGCGGCTGGGTCGCCGCCCGCGACGCCGACGACGCGGCCCGCGACCGATGGACATAA
- a CDS encoding glutathione S-transferase family protein: protein MTRLLYSLAGTDLTRPFSPHCWKIILALRHKGLSFEEKPLAFTEIPTVEEGVSKLVPILRDGDTVVADSFQIALYLEESYPDRPSLFRGEGGKALARFVEGYSQSTIHPAISAIALMDIYNMISPADQAHFRKTREALFGKVLEEIFPDRDGAIAAFPAKLQPLRHMLRSQPFIGGEKPLFADYIVFGAFQWLKIVTGSIFLPEDDPAAQWFERCGSLGLAQADAA from the coding sequence ATGACCCGACTTCTCTACTCACTTGCAGGCACGGACCTCACTCGTCCGTTTTCACCGCATTGCTGGAAGATCATCCTGGCGCTGCGCCACAAGGGATTGAGCTTCGAGGAAAAGCCGCTGGCCTTTACCGAAATTCCAACGGTGGAGGAGGGGGTCTCGAAACTGGTGCCGATCCTGCGCGATGGCGATACCGTGGTCGCGGACAGTTTCCAGATCGCGCTTTATCTGGAAGAGTCCTATCCGGACCGTCCCAGCTTGTTTCGCGGCGAGGGCGGCAAGGCTCTGGCACGGTTTGTGGAAGGCTATTCGCAATCCACCATCCATCCGGCCATCAGTGCCATCGCCCTTATGGATATCTACAACATGATCTCTCCCGCCGATCAGGCGCATTTTCGCAAAACCCGCGAAGCGCTGTTCGGCAAGGTGCTGGAAGAGATTTTCCCGGATCGCGACGGTGCAATTGCGGCTTTTCCGGCGAAACTCCAGCCCTTGCGGCATATGCTGCGGTCGCAGCCCTTTATCGGCGGGGAAAAACCATTGTTTGCTGATTACATCGTGTTTGGCGCATTCCAGTGGTTGAAGATCGTCACAGGCTCGATCTTCCTGCCCGAAGACGATCCGGCAGCGCAATGGTTTGAGCGCTGTGGCTCCCTTGGCCTGGCGCAGGCTGACGCGGCATAA
- a CDS encoding phosphatase PAP2 family protein — protein MKTSARKPQLTVTDIFGRHCRIPDLTRSSFTTAALLSTVWVMLLVVFYSAPGFDIAVSEVFFRAGNCTAHEANTICGGFPISREPVLKAIRQILFYMPHVVGVGVLVALIVKLCQPRAAWQQEQIVKLVLSLLATAIGPYLLVNVFLKDMSGRPRPNQTVFFGGPYGFEPAGNFAGACDQNCSFISGEAAGAGWIICIVPLLPATWRRRIGWPLVFASFASPLLRLAFGAHYLSDVVLGWLSSPVIFAIVFAVANGCGLLRARNQPHL, from the coding sequence ATGAAGACCAGTGCCCGCAAACCCCAGCTGACCGTCACGGATATATTTGGACGGCACTGTCGTATTCCCGATCTCACCCGGTCCTCCTTTACGACCGCCGCCTTGCTATCCACCGTCTGGGTAATGCTGCTGGTGGTGTTCTATTCAGCGCCCGGCTTCGATATCGCGGTGTCTGAAGTGTTCTTTCGCGCCGGCAATTGCACAGCGCATGAGGCAAACACGATCTGCGGCGGCTTTCCCATTTCGCGCGAGCCAGTCCTGAAGGCGATCAGGCAAATCCTGTTCTACATGCCGCATGTGGTGGGCGTCGGCGTGCTGGTGGCGCTGATCGTCAAGCTGTGTCAGCCGCGCGCCGCCTGGCAGCAGGAACAAATCGTCAAGCTGGTTCTGTCGCTGCTGGCAACGGCCATTGGACCCTATCTGCTGGTCAATGTGTTTCTGAAGGACATGTCCGGCCGGCCACGCCCCAATCAGACCGTGTTCTTCGGCGGACCCTATGGGTTTGAACCGGCGGGCAATTTTGCCGGTGCCTGCGACCAGAACTGTTCCTTCATTTCCGGCGAAGCCGCCGGGGCAGGCTGGATCATCTGCATCGTTCCCCTGCTGCCAGCCACCTGGCGCCGGCGCATCGGCTGGCCGCTGGTCTTCGCGTCGTTTGCCTCGCCCCTGCTGCGGTTGGCCTTCGGAGCACATTACCTGTCCGACGTGGTTCTGGGCTGGCTGTCTTCCCCTGTTATCTTTGCCATCGTCTTTGCAGTGGCAAACGGCTGCGGGCTTTTGCGGGCCAGAAACCAGCCCCATCTTTAA
- a CDS encoding ABC-F family ATP-binding cassette domain-containing protein: MITINDVSARIAGRLLIDHASISLPTGTKAGLVGRNGAGKSTLFRVITGDLGAESGSVSIPKNAKIGQVAQEAPGTEDSLIEIVLAADKERTALMAEAETATDPNRIADIQMRLVDIDAHSAEARASSILAGLGFNQEAQLRPASAFSGGWRMRVALASVLFAEPDLLLLDEPTNYLDLEGTLWLEDYIRRYPHTVIIISHDRDLLNNAVNAIVHLDQKKLTFYRGGYDQFERQKAENDELQMKSKAKSDAARKHLQAFIDRFKAKASKAKQAQSRVKALERMGTVSAVIEDHVQPITFPEPEKQPASPIIAINGGSVGYEPGKPILKNLNLRIDADDRIALLGSNGNGKSTFAKFISGRLPPESGDLRLAPSLKIGFFAQHQLDDLVPEDTPVEHVRRLMPQAPEAKVRARVAQMGLATEKMATAAKDLSGGEKARLLMGLAAFHAPNLLILDEPTNHLDIDSRRALIEALNDYDGAVILISHDRHLIEATVDRLWLVNNGTVTTFEGDMEEYRDLIVSSGKKKEEKIDVTVEAGKKADQRKANAEKRAALAPLKKKINEIESLTKKLETVIQGLDAELADPVLYEKHPAKAAEKVKQRGEAAAKLSAAEEQWLELSTEYEEAMAG; this comes from the coding sequence ATGATTACCATCAATGACGTCTCCGCCCGTATTGCAGGCCGCCTGCTGATTGACCACGCCAGCATTTCGCTGCCCACGGGTACGAAAGCGGGCCTTGTCGGCCGTAATGGTGCCGGAAAATCCACCCTGTTCAGGGTGATCACCGGCGACCTGGGAGCCGAAAGCGGCTCGGTCTCCATTCCCAAGAATGCCAAGATCGGTCAGGTGGCGCAGGAAGCCCCCGGCACCGAGGACAGTTTGATCGAGATCGTCCTGGCGGCCGACAAGGAGCGCACAGCGCTGATGGCGGAGGCCGAAACGGCCACCGACCCCAACAGGATCGCCGACATCCAGATGCGGCTGGTGGATATCGATGCCCATTCGGCGGAAGCGCGCGCCTCCAGCATTCTTGCCGGTCTCGGCTTTAACCAGGAAGCACAGTTGCGCCCGGCCTCGGCCTTTTCAGGTGGCTGGCGGATGCGCGTGGCGCTGGCCTCGGTGCTGTTTGCCGAGCCCGACCTGCTGCTGCTGGACGAGCCGACCAACTATCTCGACCTTGAAGGCACGTTGTGGCTAGAAGACTATATCCGCCGCTACCCGCACACAGTCATCATCATCAGCCATGACCGCGATCTGCTTAACAACGCGGTCAATGCCATCGTCCATCTGGACCAGAAAAAGCTGACCTTCTATCGCGGCGGCTATGACCAGTTCGAGCGCCAGAAGGCCGAGAACGACGAATTGCAGATGAAGTCGAAGGCCAAGAGCGATGCGGCGCGCAAGCATCTTCAAGCCTTCATCGACCGGTTCAAGGCCAAGGCCTCCAAGGCCAAACAGGCCCAGAGCCGGGTGAAAGCGCTGGAGCGCATGGGCACGGTCTCCGCGGTTATTGAAGACCACGTCCAGCCGATCACCTTCCCTGAGCCGGAAAAACAGCCGGCATCGCCGATCATCGCCATCAATGGCGGTTCCGTGGGTTACGAACCCGGCAAGCCGATCCTGAAGAACCTCAACCTGCGCATCGATGCGGATGACCGCATCGCGCTGCTGGGATCGAACGGCAACGGTAAATCCACCTTCGCCAAATTCATTTCCGGTCGTCTTCCGCCCGAAAGTGGCGATCTGCGGCTGGCGCCGAGCCTGAAGATCGGCTTCTTCGCCCAGCATCAGTTGGACGATCTGGTGCCGGAAGACACGCCAGTGGAACACGTGCGCCGGTTGATGCCGCAGGCACCGGAAGCCAAAGTGCGCGCCCGCGTCGCCCAGATGGGTCTGGCCACCGAAAAGATGGCGACCGCCGCCAAGGATTTGTCCGGTGGTGAAAAGGCCCGGTTGCTGATGGGCCTTGCCGCCTTTCACGCCCCCAATCTGCTGATCCTCGATGAGCCGACCAACCATCTCGACATCGACAGCCGCCGTGCGCTGATCGAAGCGCTGAACGATTATGACGGCGCAGTCATCCTGATCTCCCATGATCGCCACCTGATTGAGGCAACGGTGGACCGGCTCTGGCTGGTCAATAACGGCACCGTCACCACATTCGAGGGTGACATGGAAGAATACCGCGACCTGATTGTCTCTTCGGGTAAAAAAAAAGAAGAAAAAATTGACGTAACCGTCGAGGCCGGAAAAAAAGCCGACCAGCGCAAGGCCAATGCCGAAAAGCGGGCCGCGCTGGCGCCGCTGAAGAAAAAGATCAACGAAATCGAGTCGCTGACCAAGAAACTGGAGACAGTGATTCAAGGCCTTGATGCAGAACTTGCAGATCCGGTTCTCTATGAAAAGCATCCGGCCAAGGCGGCGGAAAAGGTTAAGCAGCGCGGCGAGGCAGCCGCCAAGTTGAGCGCTGCCGAAGAGCAATGGCTGGAGCTTTCAACCGAATATGAAGAGGCGATGGCGGGCTAG
- a CDS encoding DNA polymerase III subunit chi, which yields MTEVLFYHLTETQLEDALPALLEKSVERGWKVGVEMRDPERCDRLDQHLWTFRDDSFLAHGISTSEQAEAQPILLCLSSDNPNGATVRFYIDGAVPDLPLVYDRIVFVFDGHDQGELETARGEWKRLKGEGHVLTYWQQNNQGRWEKKA from the coding sequence TTGACCGAGGTATTGTTCTATCACCTGACCGAGACCCAGTTGGAAGATGCGCTTCCGGCGCTTTTGGAAAAAAGCGTCGAGCGCGGCTGGAAGGTTGGCGTAGAAATGCGTGATCCGGAGCGGTGCGACCGGCTGGATCAGCATTTATGGACCTTTCGCGACGACAGTTTTCTGGCGCATGGCATCAGCACCAGCGAGCAGGCAGAGGCACAACCGATCCTTCTCTGCCTGTCGTCTGACAATCCCAATGGGGCGACAGTGCGCTTTTATATAGATGGCGCCGTGCCGGATCTGCCGCTTGTCTATGACCGGATCGTCTTCGTCTTCGACGGTCATGATCAGGGCGAACTGGAAACGGCGAGAGGCGAATGGAAACGGCTGAAAGGCGAGGGCCACGTGCTCACCTATTGGCAGCAGAACAACCAGGGCCGCTGGGAAAAGAAGGCTTAA
- the pgsA gene encoding CDP-diacylglycerol--glycerol-3-phosphate 3-phosphatidyltransferase, producing the protein MASRTYSIPNLLTYGRILAVPLIVLCFYLEGKLQSTDFARWAALAIFVVASITDFFDGYLARIWNQTSNIGRMLDPIADKLLVATCLLLMAADTEKTIAGWSLWAAIIILCREILVSGLREYLAELKVSVPVTRIAKWKTTVQMVALAFLLAGPAGDKVLPYTTQIGIGLLWIAAALTMYTGYDYFKAGVKHMVDE; encoded by the coding sequence ATGGCTTCGCGTACCTACAGCATCCCCAACCTGTTGACATATGGCCGTATTCTGGCCGTGCCTTTGATTGTTCTGTGCTTCTATCTGGAAGGCAAGCTGCAAAGCACCGACTTTGCCCGCTGGGCTGCCCTGGCGATTTTCGTTGTCGCCTCGATTACCGATTTCTTCGACGGCTATCTGGCCCGGATCTGGAACCAGACCTCCAATATCGGCCGAATGCTCGACCCGATTGCCGACAAGCTGCTGGTCGCCACCTGCCTATTGCTGATGGCTGCCGATACGGAAAAAACCATTGCCGGCTGGTCGCTGTGGGCCGCCATCATCATCTTGTGCCGTGAAATCCTGGTCTCCGGCCTGCGGGAATATCTGGCCGAGCTGAAGGTCAGCGTGCCGGTGACGCGGATCGCCAAGTGGAAAACCACCGTGCAAATGGTGGCACTGGCCTTTCTGCTGGCCGGTCCGGCGGGCGACAAGGTTCTGCCTTACACCACCCAGATCGGCATCGGCCTGCTGTGGATCGCCGCCGCCCTGACCATGTATACCGGCTATGACTATTTCAAAGCCGGTGTGAAACATATGGTGGACGAATGA
- the ndk gene encoding nucleoside-diphosphate kinase — translation MAIERTFSMIKPDATKRNLTGAITKVFEDNGLRVVASKRVWMSTREAEGFYAVHKERPFFGELVEGMTSGPTVVQVLEGEGAILKNREIMGATNPAQAAEGTIRKQFALSIGENSVHGSDAPETAAEEIAYWFAATEIVG, via the coding sequence ATGGCGATTGAACGCACCTTTTCGATGATCAAGCCGGATGCAACCAAGCGTAACCTGACGGGCGCGATCACCAAGGTTTTTGAAGACAACGGCCTGCGCGTTGTTGCTTCGAAGCGCGTCTGGATGAGCACGCGTGAAGCTGAAGGCTTCTACGCCGTTCACAAAGAACGCCCTTTCTTCGGTGAACTGGTTGAAGGCATGACGTCCGGCCCAACCGTGGTTCAGGTTCTGGAAGGCGAAGGCGCCATCCTCAAGAACCGCGAAATCATGGGTGCAACCAACCCTGCCCAGGCTGCCGAAGGCACGATCCGCAAGCAGTTCGCCCTCTCCATCGGCGAAAATTCCGTTCATGGCTCCGACGCCCCGGAAACCGCCGCTGAAGAAATCGCCTACTGGTTCGCAGCCACCGAAATCGTCGGCTAA
- the moaD gene encoding molybdopterin converting factor subunit 1 — protein sequence MTVKLVYFAWVREKIGLDEEELALPEQVKTGTDLIAYLTERGENYAEALQFPNAIRIAVNQEHVEHDELLAGAREIGLFPPMTGG from the coding sequence ATGACCGTCAAGCTCGTCTATTTCGCCTGGGTGCGTGAAAAGATCGGCCTTGATGAGGAAGAGCTTGCGCTGCCCGAGCAGGTAAAGACCGGCACCGACCTGATCGCCTATCTGACCGAACGCGGCGAGAATTACGCCGAGGCGCTGCAATTTCCAAACGCCATCCGTATTGCCGTCAACCAGGAACATGTCGAGCATGACGAGCTTTTGGCCGGTGCGCGCGAAATCGGCCTGTTTCCGCCGATGACCGGTGGTTGA
- a CDS encoding leucyl aminopeptidase, with protein sequence MSMKLEISFAPSALIEAGLVLSLKEAEATLPAGAATVDPSGIFAKAAATAKFKAKAMSVLDILAPTSSPADRLIVIGTGKAADLVDHDWLRLGGVAAANLKGSETATIFLDADGLAVTAQGVRDFAIGMLLRAYSFDDYKTKKKDDDDKAPSAVQITLVTAVADAAERLFAAEGRAVVDGVLLARNLVNLPANVLGPVEFADRAKALEALGVEVEILTETEMASLGMGALLGVAQGSVRPPRLAVMQWKGGAPGGQPIAFIGKGVVFDTGGISIKPAGGMEDMKGDMGGAAAVIGLMHTLAARKAKVNAIGILGLVENMPDGNAQRPGDIVTSMSGQTIEVINTDAEGRLVLCDALWYCNDRFKPAFMINLATLTGAILVALANLHAGLFSNDDTLAENLLKAGLSTNERLWRMPLGKDYDKLIDSKFADMKNTGGRYGGSITAAQFLKRFVGDTPWAHLDIAGTAMASPKDEINQSWASGFGVRLLDQLVRDAYEA encoded by the coding sequence ATGTCGATGAAGCTGGAAATTTCCTTTGCCCCATCCGCCTTAATCGAGGCGGGCCTGGTCCTCAGCCTGAAGGAGGCTGAAGCGACGTTGCCAGCCGGGGCGGCCACGGTCGATCCGTCCGGAATTTTCGCGAAGGCAGCCGCAACGGCGAAGTTCAAGGCCAAGGCCATGTCGGTTCTCGACATTCTCGCGCCCACCAGTTCGCCGGCGGATCGGCTGATCGTCATCGGGACTGGCAAGGCCGCCGATCTTGTCGATCATGACTGGTTGCGGCTGGGCGGTGTGGCTGCTGCCAATCTGAAAGGCTCGGAGACAGCAACAATTTTCCTCGATGCGGACGGGTTGGCGGTGACGGCGCAGGGCGTGCGTGATTTTGCCATTGGCATGCTGCTGCGCGCCTATTCCTTCGACGATTACAAGACGAAGAAGAAAGACGATGACGATAAGGCGCCGTCCGCCGTCCAGATCACCCTGGTAACCGCTGTGGCCGACGCTGCGGAACGGTTGTTTGCCGCTGAGGGCAGGGCTGTTGTCGATGGTGTTCTTCTGGCGCGCAACCTCGTCAACCTGCCAGCCAATGTGCTGGGTCCGGTGGAATTTGCCGACCGCGCCAAGGCGCTGGAAGCGCTAGGCGTCGAGGTGGAAATCCTCACCGAAACCGAAATGGCCAGCCTCGGCATGGGCGCGCTTCTGGGCGTCGCCCAGGGCTCGGTCCGCCCACCGCGCCTTGCTGTCATGCAGTGGAAAGGTGGCGCGCCGGGTGGACAGCCGATTGCCTTCATCGGCAAGGGCGTGGTGTTCGACACCGGCGGCATTTCCATCAAGCCGGCGGGCGGCATGGAAGACATGAAGGGTGACATGGGCGGTGCTGCCGCCGTCATCGGTTTGATGCATACGCTGGCGGCCCGCAAGGCCAAGGTCAATGCTATCGGCATTCTCGGCCTTGTCGAAAACATGCCTGATGGCAATGCCCAGCGCCCCGGCGATATCGTCACCTCGATGTCCGGCCAGACCATCGAGGTGATCAATACCGATGCCGAAGGGCGTCTCGTGCTGTGCGACGCGCTCTGGTATTGCAACGACCGTTTCAAGCCTGCCTTTATGATCAATCTGGCGACGCTGACTGGCGCCATCCTGGTGGCGCTTGCCAATCTGCATGCCGGGCTGTTTTCGAATGATGACACGCTGGCCGAAAACCTGCTGAAGGCGGGCCTCTCCACCAATGAGCGCCTGTGGCGCATGCCGCTCGGCAAGGATTACGACAAGCTGATCGATAGCAAATTCGCCGATATGAAAAATACTGGTGGCCGGTATGGTGGTTCGATCACGGCGGCGCAGTTCCTGAAGCGCTTTGTCGGCGACACGCCCTGGGCGCATCTCGACATTGCCGGTACGGCGATGGCTTCTCCGAAGGACGAGATCAACCAGTCCTGGGCGTCGGGCTTTGGTGTGCGCCTGCTCGACCAGCTGGTGCGCGATGCCTATGAAGCGTAA
- the lptF gene encoding LPS export ABC transporter permease LptF: protein MKLLESYILRRVAQMFLTALLPVLAIIWTTQVLARINLVTDTGQSIGSFATLATLILPTIIPIVMPFALVIGITQSLTAMNNDSELAVIDAAGASRAVILRPILLFALAISVITLVITNEVQPKVKVAARQMIANAYADLLSTVIEEKTFRKVEDGLYVQISQRLAGRVLKGLFVADYRDPAYSLIYYAREGAVDETGTALIMHDGEVQRKAPGGTVSIVRFDSYAFDLSDLTETRGKAKMRPSDRSLSFLLNPDTNDDDYKDHPGEYRAELHKRMTEWLLPFAFALISLAIAGDARSHREARLHPMVSALTLALVLRWLTFYAANKSESNAAFIVLMYATPLASAAIATLMLMRQKKSQLPAPLRRMIDTTRLAFQRRFTSNSANGQDNGGSA from the coding sequence ATGAAGCTTCTTGAGTCCTATATATTGCGGCGTGTCGCGCAGATGTTCCTGACGGCACTTCTGCCCGTGCTGGCGATCATCTGGACAACACAGGTCCTGGCACGCATCAATCTCGTGACCGATACCGGACAGTCGATCGGCTCTTTTGCCACGCTCGCCACCCTCATCCTGCCCACCATCATTCCCATCGTCATGCCGTTTGCGCTGGTTATTGGCATTACGCAGAGCCTGACGGCGATGAACAACGATTCCGAGCTGGCCGTCATCGACGCCGCCGGCGCGTCTCGCGCGGTCATTCTGCGACCGATCCTGCTGTTTGCACTGGCCATCAGCGTCATAACGCTTGTGATCACCAATGAAGTGCAACCAAAGGTGAAAGTGGCGGCGCGTCAGATGATCGCCAATGCCTATGCTGACCTTCTATCGACGGTGATCGAGGAAAAAACCTTCCGCAAGGTGGAAGACGGCCTTTATGTGCAAATTTCCCAGCGGCTGGCGGGACGCGTGCTGAAAGGCCTGTTCGTCGCCGATTACCGCGACCCGGCCTATTCGCTGATCTATTATGCCCGCGAAGGCGCGGTGGATGAGACCGGGACCGCGTTGATCATGCATGACGGCGAGGTTCAGCGCAAAGCACCGGGTGGCACGGTTTCAATCGTTCGCTTTGATTCCTATGCCTTCGACCTGTCCGACCTGACGGAAACCCGTGGCAAGGCAAAGATGCGGCCGAGCGACCGCAGCCTGAGCTTCCTGCTCAATCCGGATACGAATGACGACGATTACAAGGATCACCCAGGCGAATACCGGGCGGAACTGCATAAGCGCATGACCGAATGGCTCCTGCCCTTTGCTTTCGCGCTGATTTCACTGGCCATCGCCGGCGATGCACGCTCCCACCGAGAGGCACGGCTGCATCCTATGGTCTCGGCATTGACCCTTGCGCTTGTTCTGCGCTGGCTGACATTCTATGCCGCCAACAAGTCCGAATCGAATGCCGCCTTCATCGTGTTGATGTATGCGACACCCCTCGCCAGCGCGGCGATTGCCACCCTGATGCTGATGCGGCAGAAGAAATCGCAATTGCCAGCACCCTTGCGTCGTATGATCGACACGACACGGTTGGCCTTTCAGCGGCGCTTTACCTCCAATAGCGCCAATGGCCAGGACAATGGAGGCAGCGCATGA
- a CDS encoding methyl-accepting chemotaxis protein, with amino-acid sequence MHLNFSLKTSLASAFSGLMLLLLLQGCFALSSMSGIFSNVEGLAKDAVPSVDITNRLNISLANLRGLEMRHILSKTPQAIQEADDALKTEMQKLDKRMKTYETLISLPEERKAYDAFKLAMVSYVTLHNQMVAYSSKGEKDQAAALLTGDMVSAYNAMDEQADIFRDANVDAAGRMYENAASAFQLSLLLNGLVLALGAVAGIGAMIFVFKGVSNPIERLTRAMRRLADGDLNTQVLYLERGNEIGDMARALEVFKQNGLRVQTMNAQELHMRQKSDELRDSIGEVVAAAVVGDFSQRITRDFDFEDLNAFASSMNKLVQSIDTGLGETRRIVAALSDGDLTDTMRGQFHGAFAELQQNVNGTMSALRGIVGEVRSSIDMINSGSGELRFASDDLAKRTEQQAATLEETSSALEEITTAVHSSNDRAQQTSRMVDEARRSTEQSASVVHDAVSAMGRIEQASGEIGKIINVIDEIAFQTNLLALNAGVEAARAGEAGKGFAVVAQEVRELAQRSAGAAKDIKSLITKSGEEVNAGVRLVTATGDALSKIRDHVVDINAQVHQIANAAKEQSFKLQEVNSAVSQMDQVTQRNAAMVEETTASTNQLADDAQNLARLISHFKLETGGARQTPQHRAA; translated from the coding sequence ATGCATCTGAATTTCTCGCTAAAGACATCGCTGGCCAGCGCATTTAGCGGCCTGATGTTGCTCCTCCTCCTTCAGGGTTGCTTTGCCCTGTCGTCGATGTCCGGCATTTTCTCCAATGTCGAAGGACTGGCAAAAGACGCCGTTCCGTCGGTTGATATTACCAACCGCCTCAATATTTCACTCGCCAATCTGCGCGGCCTCGAAATGCGCCATATCCTCAGCAAAACGCCACAGGCCATTCAGGAAGCGGACGACGCCCTGAAAACGGAAATGCAGAAGCTGGACAAGCGGATGAAAACCTATGAAACGCTGATCTCGCTGCCTGAAGAGCGCAAGGCCTATGACGCCTTCAAGCTGGCCATGGTTTCTTATGTTACGCTGCACAACCAGATGGTGGCCTATTCGTCCAAAGGTGAAAAGGACCAGGCTGCGGCCTTACTGACCGGAGACATGGTCAGTGCCTATAACGCCATGGACGAACAGGCCGATATCTTCCGGGACGCCAATGTCGATGCGGCTGGCCGCATGTATGAAAATGCAGCATCGGCCTTTCAGCTGTCGCTGCTGCTGAATGGCTTGGTTCTTGCGCTGGGCGCTGTTGCGGGTATCGGGGCGATGATCTTTGTATTCAAGGGCGTTTCCAATCCCATTGAGCGATTGACCCGCGCAATGCGGCGTCTCGCCGATGGCGACCTGAACACCCAAGTGCTCTATCTGGAACGCGGCAACGAAATCGGCGACATGGCCCGGGCGCTCGAGGTGTTCAAACAGAACGGCCTGCGCGTCCAGACGATGAATGCTCAGGAACTGCATATGCGGCAAAAATCCGATGAACTGCGCGACAGTATCGGTGAAGTGGTCGCCGCCGCCGTTGTCGGCGATTTCAGTCAGCGGATCACCCGGGATTTCGATTTCGAAGATCTCAACGCCTTTGCCTCATCGATGAATAAACTGGTGCAGTCCATCGATACCGGCCTTGGCGAGACCCGCCGCATCGTCGCCGCCCTCTCGGATGGTGATCTGACCGACACGATGCGCGGCCAGTTCCATGGCGCGTTTGCCGAGTTGCAGCAGAATGTCAACGGGACGATGTCCGCATTGCGGGGCATTGTCGGCGAAGTGCGCTCCTCCATCGATATGATCAATTCCGGCTCAGGCGAATTGCGGTTTGCCTCGGACGATCTGGCCAAGCGCACCGAGCAACAGGCAGCCACCCTTGAGGAAACCTCCTCCGCATTGGAAGAAATCACCACGGCGGTGCATTCCTCCAATGATCGCGCCCAGCAGACCAGCCGCATGGTGGATGAGGCTCGCCGCAGCACCGAACAATCGGCCTCCGTCGTCCATGACGCCGTCTCGGCCATGGGCCGGATCGAACAAGCGTCCGGCGAAATCGGCAAGATCATCAATGTCATCGACGAGATCGCCTTCCAGACCAACCTGCTGGCGCTGAATGCCGGCGTCGAGGCGGCACGTGCCGGTGAAGCCGGCAAGGGCTTTGCGGTCGTTGCTCAGGAAGTGCGCGAATTGGCGCAACGCTCCGCAGGTGCTGCCAAGGACATCAAGTCGCTGATCACCAAATCGGGCGAGGAAGTCAATGCAGGCGTGCGGCTCGTTACCGCCACCGGCGATGCACTCTCCAAGATCCGCGATCATGTGGTGGATATCAACGCGCAGGTGCATCAGATCGCCAATGCCGCCAAGGAACAATCCTTCAAGCTGCAAGAGGTCAATTCTGCCGTCAGCCAGATGGACCAGGTCACTCAACGCAATGCCGCCATGGTGGAAGAAACCACTGCGAGCACCAACCAACTGGCCGATGACGCCCAGAACCTCGCCCGGCTGATCTCGCATTTCAAGCTGGAAACTGGCGGGGCGCGCCAGACGCCACAGCATCGGGCGGCATGA